Proteins encoded in a region of the Campylobacter geochelonis genome:
- a CDS encoding phosphate ABC transporter substrate-binding protein PstS, producing MRGFLLLFLSAVYAFSLSIDGCGATFVTHAFDELSKAYQKKTNISITYTPIGSSGGIKQVLRGKADFGVSELEYKLEDNSYQLIPFVKGNISLVYNLDGVDRLVLDADVISQIYLGKITMWSDERIKALNLGVNLPDKKINVVHRYDGSGTTFAFTSFLDKNSKEWRDKFGVAMALDWAVGVGKKGNLGVSEAIKQTPNSLGYVGYSHARNFGLKKANLAYNDKIYSSDKKGYPLRSFSYFFLKIDGEKSQDVRRFIDFIYRSGDEIINESGLIPLDENDKVRLSIR from the coding sequence ATGAGAGGTTTTTTACTACTTTTTTTATCGGCGGTTTATGCTTTTTCTTTAAGCATTGATGGGTGTGGAGCTACTTTTGTAACACATGCTTTTGATGAGCTTAGTAAGGCTTATCAAAAAAAGACAAATATATCTATAACTTATACTCCTATTGGTTCAAGTGGTGGCATAAAACAGGTTTTACGAGGTAAAGCTGACTTTGGTGTGAGCGAACTTGAGTATAAATTAGAGGATAACAGTTACCAACTTATCCCGTTTGTTAAAGGAAACATTAGCTTAGTTTATAACTTAGATGGCGTTGATAGGCTGGTTTTAGACGCTGATGTTATAAGTCAAATTTATCTTGGAAAGATTACGATGTGGAGCGATGAGCGGATAAAGGCGCTAAATTTAGGAGTAAATTTACCAGATAAAAAGATAAATGTAGTTCATAGATATGATGGTTCTGGAACGACTTTTGCTTTTACTTCATTTTTAGATAAAAACTCAAAAGAATGGAGAGATAAATTTGGTGTGGCGATGGCGCTGGATTGGGCTGTTGGAGTTGGTAAAAAAGGAAATCTTGGAGTAAGCGAGGCTATAAAACAAACACCGAATTCACTAGGCTACGTTGGTTACTCGCACGCTCGAAATTTTGGGCTTAAAAAGGCAAATTTAGCATATAATGATAAAATTTATAGTTCAGATAAAAAAGGCTACCCACTTAGAAGTTTTAGCTACTTTTTCTTAAAAATAGATGGTGAAAAATCTCAAGATGTGAGAAGATTTATCGATTTTATATATAGAAGTGGCGATGAGATTATAAACGAGTCTGGATTAATACCGCTTGATGAGAACGATAAGGTGAGATTATCGATAAGATAA
- a CDS encoding autotransporter outer membrane beta-barrel domain-containing protein produces the protein MSGQRFHINQTYLKRDNGGAKNPSCINRSAKKLIAISVIASAMLLPLQAGENIEWNNDSESTMLKTIASISNSLGPNDLENSVSGNEIIVNDTSGKNDIAGGVYGAVSSSTKDVTNNTVTIINGNIGYEVNGGYSYNKDAKNNTVDIGKNAKILSTIYGGIANNGISEGNKVKINGGSVKIVTGGKSSKMATKNEVTIFSGDINNFVNGAITNGGKLIGNKVTVKDGYIKESVRGGVDAIGSGEVLENEVIVEDGTIKRYVAGGESFSGKANENKVTITGGDIGYVYGGYSSNSNGETSSNVVDMSKGTVNKDIRGGYTNKGNADLNTVKITGGKVGGGVSGGFTSYGLATLNKVEISNANIVENIYGGYSSNDSASSNKVTISKTDMGANVYGGYNIGYSSKSEVKSNIVEIKDGKVKGEVYGGYSNGITLLNKATISNANIDKSVYGGYSKRNKVTSNSVQINSGTIKGNVYGGYSETKIATQNEAKIDNTTINGSVYGGYSKENEALLNSVEINDGTINKQVYGGYSSKGKSTSNTLTITNGKFNSDVYGGWADAMSSSDEGDVANKNVVNISGGVIVRHQSVTGGHGNAGASENIVNISGGDIGGIIYTGDGRHGEVFKNIVTISQDRGKTTTIQSDIYGGRSQKTAKVVNNEIHILGGTINNDYIVGGESVENITSENNVIIKGKTINLTKTGGIFGGRNTKEFDATKNKVDIYSGDITINSSIYGGSAFKGMASKNEVNIYGGNIVTNNGIRGGYASNGVASENKVYIEAGNIKSDIFGGRSAFNKATSNTVEIAGGTIDGYIIGGFSANDSQGKTLSGAATSNTVIIKGTPNITNSTIYGGYNDLNPADSTFDKFVSGNTLNFYSKGLNAKNIANFENINFIMPKDTKAGDTMLTLNDSKKTDLSMAKVGVAKDGGGSVLNVNDRINLIKTSAGVVKMADMSNHTDKIKALVGATGFYDFKLHTDEKTLYVTVLGDEPVTPVTPPKPAIKTRQEAKSFLEGSLAGASMVNQGADMVSDDTLKAMKVETGEGGLHTFASMGGYDLRYETGSHVDAKGFNLATGVSSSVDVLNYGLFFEYGKGDYDSFNGFDSGVVKGSGDSKYYGLGVLFDVSLGNNYSLDLGLRAGRSETDYKSYDFSNVLPDFELKRNYFSAHIGANKAYQIDKSNELSLYAKLFYSRLSSDEAEVTKGEFVKFDSITSLRSKLGFRYNYLPSDVLKLYAGLAWEKEYDGKAEGFSYSTNQSIQAPELKGDSGVFEIGTNYIFGGFDFGLNVKGYVGDKKGVSGGVKAEYKF, from the coding sequence ATGTCAGGACAACGTTTTCATATAAATCAAACTTATTTAAAAAGGGACAATGGTGGAGCTAAAAATCCTAGTTGCATAAACCGCAGCGCCAAAAAACTAATAGCTATAAGCGTTATAGCTTCAGCCATGCTTTTACCGCTTCAAGCAGGAGAGAATATCGAGTGGAATAATGATAGTGAAAGTACTATGCTTAAAACCATTGCAAGCATTAGTAATTCGCTTGGACCAAATGATTTGGAAAATTCTGTATCAGGAAATGAAATCATAGTCAATGATACTTCTGGTAAAAACGATATCGCTGGTGGAGTTTATGGGGCTGTATCAAGTAGCACGAAAGATGTGACCAATAATACTGTTACTATAATAAATGGCAATATAGGTTATGAAGTCAATGGCGGATATAGTTACAATAAAGATGCTAAAAATAATACAGTTGATATAGGTAAGAATGCAAAAATTTTAAGTACAATCTATGGTGGAATTGCTAATAATGGTATATCGGAAGGCAATAAAGTCAAAATTAACGGTGGTAGTGTAAAAATAGTTACTGGTGGAAAATCTTCAAAGATGGCTACAAAAAATGAAGTTACAATCTTTAGTGGAGATATAAATAACTTCGTAAATGGTGCAATTACTAATGGTGGTAAATTAATAGGAAATAAAGTTACTGTAAAAGATGGCTATATAAAAGAAAGCGTTAGAGGTGGTGTCGATGCTATTGGTAGTGGCGAGGTACTAGAAAATGAAGTTATTGTAGAAGATGGAACCATAAAAAGATATGTCGCTGGTGGAGAGAGTTTTAGTGGTAAAGCAAATGAAAATAAAGTCACTATAACTGGTGGAGATATAGGCTATGTCTATGGCGGATATAGTAGCAATTCTAACGGAGAGACTTCATCAAATGTGGTTGATATGTCAAAAGGGACTGTAAACAAAGATATTCGTGGCGGGTATACCAATAAAGGTAATGCTGATTTAAATACAGTTAAAATAACAGGCGGTAAAGTAGGCGGTGGAGTTTCTGGTGGATTTACATCTTATGGGCTAGCGACGTTAAATAAAGTTGAAATTTCAAATGCAAATATAGTAGAAAATATTTATGGCGGATATAGTAGTAACGATAGTGCTTCTTCAAACAAAGTTACTATCTCAAAAACAGATATGGGTGCAAATGTTTATGGTGGGTATAATATTGGATATAGTAGCAAAAGTGAAGTTAAATCAAACATAGTTGAAATAAAAGATGGTAAAGTAAAAGGCGAAGTTTATGGTGGCTATAGTAATGGTATAACTTTGTTAAATAAAGCTACCATCTCAAACGCAAATATAGATAAAAGTGTTTATGGTGGCTATAGTAAGAGAAACAAAGTGACATCAAACAGTGTCCAAATCAATAGCGGAACTATAAAAGGAAATGTTTATGGCGGATATAGTGAAACTAAAATAGCAACACAGAACGAAGCTAAAATCGATAATACAACTATAAATGGAAGTGTCTATGGTGGCTATAGCAAAGAAAATGAAGCTTTATTAAACAGCGTCGAAATCAATGATGGAACTATAAATAAACAAGTTTATGGTGGGTATAGTTCTAAAGGAAAAAGCACTAGCAATACTTTAACAATCACAAATGGTAAATTTAACAGCGACGTATATGGTGGTTGGGCTGATGCAATGAGCAGTAGCGATGAAGGAGATGTTGCTAATAAAAATGTTGTAAATATTTCTGGTGGTGTTATAGTTAGACATCAGTCTGTCACTGGTGGTCACGGAAATGCTGGAGCTAGCGAGAACATAGTAAACATTTCTGGTGGAGATATAGGTGGTATTATATACACAGGAGATGGTAGACATGGAGAAGTGTTTAAAAATATTGTAACTATATCTCAAGATAGAGGCAAAACAACAACTATACAAAGCGATATCTATGGCGGTAGAAGCCAAAAAACAGCTAAAGTTGTAAACAACGAAATTCATATCTTAGGCGGAACTATAAATAATGACTATATAGTTGGTGGCGAGAGCGTCGAAAATATAACTAGTGAAAATAATGTAATAATAAAAGGTAAAACTATAAATCTTACAAAAACTGGCGGAATTTTTGGTGGTAGAAATACTAAAGAATTTGATGCTACAAAAAATAAAGTTGATATTTATAGTGGCGATATAACAATTAATAGTTCAATTTATGGTGGTAGTGCTTTTAAAGGTATGGCTAGTAAAAATGAAGTAAATATCTATGGTGGAAATATAGTAACTAATAATGGAATTCGTGGTGGTTATGCTTCAAACGGTGTTGCTAGTGAAAATAAGGTTTATATAGAAGCTGGTAATATTAAATCAGACATTTTTGGTGGAAGAAGTGCTTTTAATAAAGCCACATCAAACACTGTTGAAATCGCAGGTGGAACTATAGATGGCTATATCATAGGCGGTTTTTCTGCGAATGATAGTCAAGGCAAAACTCTAAGTGGCGCAGCTACTTCAAACACAGTTATCATAAAAGGCACTCCAAACATAACAAATTCAACAATTTATGGTGGTTATAATGACTTAAATCCGGCTGATTCTACATTTGATAAATTTGTTAGTGGAAATACACTAAATTTCTATTCAAAAGGACTAAACGCTAAAAACATAGCAAATTTTGAAAACATTAACTTTATAATGCCAAAAGATACCAAGGCTGGCGATACTATGCTAACCTTAAATGACAGCAAAAAGACAGATTTGTCTATGGCTAAAGTTGGCGTTGCAAAAGATGGTGGTGGAAGCGTGTTAAATGTAAATGACAGAATCAACCTTATAAAGACATCAGCAGGTGTAGTAAAAATGGCTGATATGAGTAACCACACAGATAAAATCAAAGCTTTGGTTGGCGCTACTGGATTTTACGACTTTAAGCTACATACTGATGAAAAAACTCTTTATGTTACAGTCTTAGGCGATGAGCCTGTTACTCCTGTAACTCCGCCTAAACCAGCTATCAAGACAAGACAAGAGGCTAAGTCATTCTTAGAAGGTAGCTTAGCTGGGGCTTCTATGGTAAACCAAGGTGCTGATATGGTTAGTGATGATACGCTAAAAGCTATGAAAGTGGAAACTGGCGAAGGCGGTTTGCATACCTTTGCTAGTATGGGCGGATATGACTTACGCTATGAAACAGGTTCGCACGTAGATGCAAAAGGCTTTAACCTTGCAACCGGAGTTTCAAGCTCGGTAGATGTGCTAAACTATGGTCTGTTCTTTGAGTATGGCAAGGGAGATTATGATAGTTTTAATGGCTTTGATAGCGGCGTTGTAAAAGGAAGTGGAGATAGCAAATACTACGGTTTAGGCGTTTTGTTTGATGTATCACTTGGAAACAACTACAGCTTAGATCTTGGTTTAAGAGCTGGTAGAAGCGAAACTGACTATAAAAGCTATGATTTTTCAAACGTTCTTCCAGACTTTGAGCTAAAAAGAAACTATTTCTCAGCTCATATCGGCGCAAACAAAGCATACCAGATAGATAAGAGCAACGAATTAAGCCTATATGCTAAACTATTTTATAGCCGTTTAAGCTCTGATGAAGCTGAGGTTACAAAAGGCGAATTTGTTAAATTTGATAGTATTACTTCGTTAAGAAGCAAACTAGGCTTTAGATATAACTACTTGCCAAGCGATGTGCTAAAACTATACGCTGGATTAGCATGGGAAAAAGAGTATGATGGCAAGGCAGAGGGCTTTAGCTATAGCACAAACCAAAGCATTCAAGCTCCAGAGCTTAAAGGCGATAGTGGCGTGTTTGAGATAGGCACAAATTATATCTTTGGCGGTTTTGACTTTGGGTTAAATGTTAAAGGATACGTTGGCGATAAAAAAGGCGTAAGTGGTGGCGTTAAAGCTGAGTATAAATTCTAA